The Blautia obeum ATCC 29174 region ATTCTTCAGATTCGTAACCACCCAGAGTGATGATTTTTCCTCCGATTACTACTTGTGCCGTATTTTTGACTGCCATAACAAGCCTCCCGTAAATTGTAGTTTCTTTCATTTATTATAATCGAAATTTGTAGAAATGTATAGGAATTTTTACGAAATCTTTTCAGAACTACGAATTTTTTTCAAAACCAAGGTGCTCATAAGCAAGGGAAGATGCTGTTCTGCCGCGTGGAGTCCGGTTCAGAAAACCATTCTGAAGAAGATAAGGTTCATAAACATCTTCCAGTGTGCCGGCATCTTCGCCGATTGCTGCAGCCAGTGTCTCCAGTCCAACTGGTCCTCCCTGGAAATTGACGATCAGAGTCTGGAGGATACGACGGTCAATTTTGTCAAGTCCATATTGGTCAACTTCCAGAAGATCAAGTGCAAAAGAAGCTACATCGTAAGTAATACGGCCATCATATTTTACCTGGGCAAAATCACGTACTCTTTTGAGAAGGCGATTTGCAAGACGAGGTGTTCCACGGGAACGTTTGGCAATTTCCGCAGCACCTTTTGCATCAATTTCGACTCCCAACACCTGTGCAGAGCGCAGCACAATTGTCTGTAGTTCTTTATGATTATAGAATTCCAGGTGGTGCATAACACCGAAACGGTCGCGCAACGGAGCAGACAAAAGCCCAGCTCTTGTGGTAGCACCAACCAGTGTAAATTTCGGAAGATCAAGACGGATCGATCTGGCAGAAGCGCCCTTTCCGATCATAATATCAATGGCGAAGTCTTCCATGGCAGGATAGAGAACTTCTTCTACTTGTCGGTTCAGACGATGGATTTCATCAACAAACAGAATGTCTCCTTCCTGTAAGTTGTTAAGGATTGCAGCCATTTCACCGGGTTTTTCAATCGCAGGTCCGGAGGTGACTTTCATGTGTGTCCCCATTTCATTGGCAATGATTCCGGATAACGTTGTTTTACCAAGACCGGGTGGCCCATAAAACAGGACATGATCCAGCGCGTCATGTCGTTGTTTGGCCGCTTCTATATATATTTTTAGTGTTTTTTTTGTCTTTTCCTGACCGATATATTCATCCAGTGTCTGTGGACGAAGACTTCCCTCAAGGGGAAGATCCTCTTCTGTAACATCTGTGGTGATCATTCTTTTTTCCATTTAAATACGTTTCTCCAATTTATAACTGTTTTAATGCAGCTTTGAGCAGGGCCTCCACGTCGTCTGGTGAAACATCAGTGACTTTACGAACGGCT contains the following coding sequences:
- the ruvB gene encoding Holliday junction branch migration DNA helicase RuvB, whose product is MEKRMITTDVTEEDLPLEGSLRPQTLDEYIGQEKTKKTLKIYIEAAKQRHDALDHVLFYGPPGLGKTTLSGIIANEMGTHMKVTSGPAIEKPGEMAAILNNLQEGDILFVDEIHRLNRQVEEVLYPAMEDFAIDIMIGKGASARSIRLDLPKFTLVGATTRAGLLSAPLRDRFGVMHHLEFYNHKELQTIVLRSAQVLGVEIDAKGAAEIAKRSRGTPRLANRLLKRVRDFAQVKYDGRITYDVASFALDLLEVDQYGLDKIDRRILQTLIVNFQGGPVGLETLAAAIGEDAGTLEDVYEPYLLQNGFLNRTPRGRTASSLAYEHLGFEKNS